TCGGGTTCGCACTGTTCGTGCTGGTCCCGCTGGTGTCCGTGGTGGTCCTGTCGTTCACGCACACGGATCTGCGCTCGGGCGTGTCGAAGCCGGCGGGGTGGGAGAACTACCGGGAACTGCTCACCGGGGACAGCACGTTCTGGCACTCACTGGCGGTCACCGGGGTGTTCGCGCTCGGGCTCGTGGTGATCAACGTGGGATTGTCACTCGGGCTCGCGCTCGTGCTGTACCGGCGCCCGCCGGGGGCCGGGGTGTTCCTCACGCTCGCCTTCCTGGCCGTGATCACCTCGCAGGCGGCGTGGGCGCTGGTGTGGCGGTTCCTGTTGCAGGGCAAGGGCGGCGGGGTCAACGAGTTCCTGTCGGTGTTCGGGATCACCGGCCCCAACTGGCTGTTCGAGTCCCAGCCGTCGCTGGTGGCGGTGACCGTCGTGGCGGCGTTGAAGACGGTCGGGCTCAAGGCCGTGATCTTCCTCGCCGCGCTGCGGAACATGCCGTCGGAGACCCTGGAGGC
This is a stretch of genomic DNA from Amycolatopsis endophytica. It encodes these proteins:
- a CDS encoding carbohydrate ABC transporter permease; this encodes MVARRRVRETLTGYLLITPQMLGFALFVLVPLVSVVVLSFTHTDLRSGVSKPAGWENYRELLTGDSTFWHSLAVTGVFALGLVVINVGLSLGLALVLYRRPPGAGVFLTLAFLAVITSQAAWALVWRFLLQGKGGGVNEFLSVFGITGPNWLFESQPSLVAVTVVAALKTVGLKAVIFLAALRNMPSETLEAARLDGASEWRVTRHIVLPLIAPTTLVVVLITFIGSFQVFDYIQLMTHGGPAHATSVLAYYLYEQAFQLFRTGYASAIAVVLFGLTLLLVAAQWWARRRWVHSE